A region of Notolabrus celidotus isolate fNotCel1 chromosome 4, fNotCel1.pri, whole genome shotgun sequence DNA encodes the following proteins:
- the LOC117811854 gene encoding voltage-dependent T-type calcium channel subunit alpha-1H-like, translated as NNKSTVQRTHCLFLCFLLFSSECTEDNPCLGLHRYANFKHFGAALLTLYQVCTGDNWSGILKDTLRECPPGGDGCSSYMNLVSPVYFITFVIMAQFVLANLVVAAIMQALEDSKQEDHVRPPRNQGPQMIADPAVPAPEP; from the exons AACAACAAGTCCACTGTTCAAAGAACtcactgtctgtttctgtgtttccttcTGTTTTCATCAGAGTGCACAGAGGACAACCCCTGCCTGGGTTTACATCGGTACGCCAACTTCAAGCACTTTGGGGCGGCCCTGCTCACGCTCTACCAGGTGTGCACCGGAGACAACTGGAGTGGGATTCTGAAA GACACATTGAGGGAGTGTCCTCCAGGGGGAGATGGCTGCTCCAGCTACATGAACTTGGTCTCCCCTGTCTACTTCATTACCTTTGTCATCATGGCCCAGTTCGTGCTAGCAAACCTGGTGGTTGCAGCCATCATGCAGGCTCTGGAGGACAGCAAGCAA GAGGACCATGTTAGACCTCCAAGAAACCAAGGCCCTCAGATGATTGCGGATCCTGCTGTCCCAGCCCCCGAACCTTGA